The following proteins come from a genomic window of Suricata suricatta isolate VVHF042 chromosome 5, meerkat_22Aug2017_6uvM2_HiC, whole genome shotgun sequence:
- the EXOG gene encoding nuclease EXOG, mitochondrial isoform X1, with protein sequence MAAGSAASRLRGSRRLLSAFVAGAVVGAAGGGFTAVRLLRGPGAEAALAGREPDGCAEKALLEQFGVPLTGTETRHYTNHALSYDQSKRVPRWVLEHISKSKIMGDADRKHCKFKPDPNIPATFSAFNEDYVGSGWSRGHMAPAGNNKFSSQAMAETFYLSNIVPQNFDNNAGYWNRMEMYCRELTERFEDVWVVSGPLTVPQTGSDGKKTVSYQVIGEDNVAVPSHLYKVILARRSPASTEPLALGAFVVPNEAIGFQRQLSEFQVSLQDLEKLSGLVFFPHVDRASGVSNICSVDTCRLLDFREFTLYLSTRKLEGARSVPRLEKVLEHLKNAGVEPDDYFMSRYQKKLEELKAKEQSRALKGKPS encoded by the exons ATGGCCGCGGGAAGTGCTGCTTCCCGCCTCCGGGGCTCCCGGCGCCTTCTGAGCGCCTTCGTGGCCGGAGCTGTGGTGGGCGCGGCGGGAGGTGGGTTCACGGCCGTGCGGCTGCTGCGGGGTCCCGGCGCTGAGGCCGCGCTGGCGGGGAGGGAGCCCGACG gttgtgCAGAAAAAGCTCTCTTGGAACAGTTTGGAGTCCCTTTAACTGGAACAGAGACTAGACATTACACTAATCATGCCTTGTCATATGATCAGTCAAAGCGGGTGCCCAGATGGGTTCTTGAACATATATCCAAAAGCAAGATAATGG GTGATGCGGACAGAAAACATTGTAAATTCAAGCCTGATCCCAACATCCCTGCAACCTTCAGTGCCTTCAATGAGGACTATGTTGGGAGTGGGTGGTCCCGAGGACACATGGCGCCGGCAGGAAACAACAAATTTTCATCT cAAGCCATGGCTGAAACCTTCTACCTTTCTAATATTGTGCCTCAGAATTTTGATAATAATGCTGGATACTGGAacag aATGGAGATGTACTGCCGAGAACTGACGGAGAGGTTTGAAGATGTCTGGGTGGTGTCTGGCCCGCTGACTGTCCCTCAGACTGGAAGCGACGGGAAGAAGACCGTTAGTTACCAG GTGATCGGCGAGGATAATGTGGCGGTCCCCTCGCACCTTTACAAGGTGATCCTGGCTCGCAGAAGCCCCGCCTCCACCGAACCGCTGGCCCTGGGGGCCTTCGTGGTGCCCAATGAAGCCATTGGCTTCCAGCGCCAGTTAAGTGAGTTCCAGGTGAGCCTTCAGGACCTGGAGAAGTTGTCAGGCCTGGTGTTCTTTCCGCATGTGGATAGAGCCAGCGGCGTCAGCAACATCTGCTCCGTGGACACCTGCAGGCTTCTGGATTTCCGGGAGTTCACTCTGTACCTGAGCACACGAAAGCTCGAGGGAGCCCGGTCGGTGCCCAGACTGGAGAAGGTCCTGGAACATCTGAAGAACGCAGGGGTTGAACCAGATGATTACTTCATGAGCCGCTATCAGAAGAAACTAGAAGAACTCAAAGCCAAGGAGCAGTCCAGAGCCCTGAAGGGGAAGCCATCTTAG
- the EXOG gene encoding nuclease EXOG, mitochondrial isoform X2: MAAGSAASRLRGSRRLLSAFVAGAVVGAAGGGFTAVRLLRGPGAEAALAGREPDGDADRKHCKFKPDPNIPATFSAFNEDYVGSGWSRGHMAPAGNNKFSSQAMAETFYLSNIVPQNFDNNAGYWNRMEMYCRELTERFEDVWVVSGPLTVPQTGSDGKKTVSYQVIGEDNVAVPSHLYKVILARRSPASTEPLALGAFVVPNEAIGFQRQLSEFQVSLQDLEKLSGLVFFPHVDRASGVSNICSVDTCRLLDFREFTLYLSTRKLEGARSVPRLEKVLEHLKNAGVEPDDYFMSRYQKKLEELKAKEQSRALKGKPS; the protein is encoded by the exons ATGGCCGCGGGAAGTGCTGCTTCCCGCCTCCGGGGCTCCCGGCGCCTTCTGAGCGCCTTCGTGGCCGGAGCTGTGGTGGGCGCGGCGGGAGGTGGGTTCACGGCCGTGCGGCTGCTGCGGGGTCCCGGCGCTGAGGCCGCGCTGGCGGGGAGGGAGCCCGACG GTGATGCGGACAGAAAACATTGTAAATTCAAGCCTGATCCCAACATCCCTGCAACCTTCAGTGCCTTCAATGAGGACTATGTTGGGAGTGGGTGGTCCCGAGGACACATGGCGCCGGCAGGAAACAACAAATTTTCATCT cAAGCCATGGCTGAAACCTTCTACCTTTCTAATATTGTGCCTCAGAATTTTGATAATAATGCTGGATACTGGAacag aATGGAGATGTACTGCCGAGAACTGACGGAGAGGTTTGAAGATGTCTGGGTGGTGTCTGGCCCGCTGACTGTCCCTCAGACTGGAAGCGACGGGAAGAAGACCGTTAGTTACCAG GTGATCGGCGAGGATAATGTGGCGGTCCCCTCGCACCTTTACAAGGTGATCCTGGCTCGCAGAAGCCCCGCCTCCACCGAACCGCTGGCCCTGGGGGCCTTCGTGGTGCCCAATGAAGCCATTGGCTTCCAGCGCCAGTTAAGTGAGTTCCAGGTGAGCCTTCAGGACCTGGAGAAGTTGTCAGGCCTGGTGTTCTTTCCGCATGTGGATAGAGCCAGCGGCGTCAGCAACATCTGCTCCGTGGACACCTGCAGGCTTCTGGATTTCCGGGAGTTCACTCTGTACCTGAGCACACGAAAGCTCGAGGGAGCCCGGTCGGTGCCCAGACTGGAGAAGGTCCTGGAACATCTGAAGAACGCAGGGGTTGAACCAGATGATTACTTCATGAGCCGCTATCAGAAGAAACTAGAAGAACTCAAAGCCAAGGAGCAGTCCAGAGCCCTGAAGGGGAAGCCATCTTAG
- the EXOG gene encoding nuclease EXOG, mitochondrial isoform X3, whose translation MAAGSAASRLRGSRRLLSAFVAGAVVGAAGGGFTAVRLLRGPGAEAALAGREPDGCAEKALLEQFGVPLTGTETRHYTNHALSYDQSKRVPRWVLEHISKSKIMGDADRKHCKFKPDPNIPATFSAFNEDYVGSGWSRGHMAPAGNNKFSSQAMAETFYLSNIVPQNFDNNAGYWNRMEMYCRELTERFEDVWVVSGPLTVPQTGSDGKKTVSYQVIGEDNVAVPSHLYKVILARRSPASTEPLALGAFVVPNEAIGFQRQLSEFQASGFPGVHSVPEHTKARGSPVGAQTGEGPGTSEERRG comes from the exons ATGGCCGCGGGAAGTGCTGCTTCCCGCCTCCGGGGCTCCCGGCGCCTTCTGAGCGCCTTCGTGGCCGGAGCTGTGGTGGGCGCGGCGGGAGGTGGGTTCACGGCCGTGCGGCTGCTGCGGGGTCCCGGCGCTGAGGCCGCGCTGGCGGGGAGGGAGCCCGACG gttgtgCAGAAAAAGCTCTCTTGGAACAGTTTGGAGTCCCTTTAACTGGAACAGAGACTAGACATTACACTAATCATGCCTTGTCATATGATCAGTCAAAGCGGGTGCCCAGATGGGTTCTTGAACATATATCCAAAAGCAAGATAATGG GTGATGCGGACAGAAAACATTGTAAATTCAAGCCTGATCCCAACATCCCTGCAACCTTCAGTGCCTTCAATGAGGACTATGTTGGGAGTGGGTGGTCCCGAGGACACATGGCGCCGGCAGGAAACAACAAATTTTCATCT cAAGCCATGGCTGAAACCTTCTACCTTTCTAATATTGTGCCTCAGAATTTTGATAATAATGCTGGATACTGGAacag aATGGAGATGTACTGCCGAGAACTGACGGAGAGGTTTGAAGATGTCTGGGTGGTGTCTGGCCCGCTGACTGTCCCTCAGACTGGAAGCGACGGGAAGAAGACCGTTAGTTACCAG GTGATCGGCGAGGATAATGTGGCGGTCCCCTCGCACCTTTACAAGGTGATCCTGGCTCGCAGAAGCCCCGCCTCCACCGAACCGCTGGCCCTGGGGGCCTTCGTGGTGCCCAATGAAGCCATTGGCTTCCAGCGCCAGTTAAGTGAGTTCCAG GCTTCTGGATTTCCGGGAGTTCACTCTGTACCTGAGCACACGAAAGCTCGAGGGAGCCCGGTCGGTGCCCAGACTGGAGAAGGTCCTGGAACATCTGAAGAACGCAGGGGTTGA